The genomic segment GACCAGTCGCATTGAccccaacaacaacaatgGCTTCTCCGGCGCCTCGTTTCTTAATCCAGACAGCCTCCACCGAGGTtcgcagcaggagcagcaacTTTCTCAGCGCTTGACGGCGGCAAGCAGCTTCTCTGCGGTGACGTCGCACTCCATACACAGCTTGGTGGTGCGGAggggcgagagcgagacTCACATCCACGCCCGGCGCACAAACGCGATTGCGCCTCAGCGAACCGGTCGTGCCTTATCGGGCTCATGCACAGACGTCCGTCATGCACAGGAGCCAACGTACTGCACGGATTTGATTGGCGACATCACCGACATGTTCGTGGAAcgagagcggcaggcggtggcgcgcttCAACGAGGGAAACGCGAGCAATGAGTCAACGAACACGAGTACCCTGCACGCCTACTACGCGTCTCCGCGCTACCTGCAGCACCAGCCCGAAATCAACGAGAAAATGCGTATGATCCTCGTAGATTGGCTGATCGATGTGCACCTCAAGTTCAAGCTGCACGCAGAGACCATGTATCTTGCCGTCAACCTTATCGATCGCTATCTTTCCTGCGCCAACAACAAGGTAGACCGAACTACGTTCGTACCACGCGCGCAACTGcagctcgtcggcgtctGCGCGATGCTTCTGGCGGCCAAGTACGAGGAGATCTGGCCACCAGAGGTGAAGGAGTGCGTGCACATCAGCGCCAACACATACACTCGCGAGGAGATTATCGAGATGGAGCGCGCCATCTGCACCGCGCTGTCGTTCCGGCTGACCGTTCCGACGCCCTTCCCGttcgcgtcgcgcgcgtgGACGGTGCTGGAGGGAGATGACTTCCTCGGCATTGGCATGGATGaggagcagcgtcgccagTACTTCGCGATTGTGCGCCACGCCACAAGCTTCTTCATGGAGCATGCGCTACTGGACTACAAGTGCCTTCAGTTCACCCCGTCGCAGATTGCCCATGCGTCGGTGTTTCTGGCGTTGCTGATGTTGCGCACAAAGCTGGAGCTGCCCAAGACGCCCACCTTCCCTGTGTGGACGGATGCCCTGCGGTACTACACAAAGTCAGAGGTGCAAGAGttccgcggctgcgcggAGGTCATTCTAGATTATGTGAACTACGTCCCCACGACCAAGTATcaggcggtgcgccgcaAGTACAACAGCAGCCGCTACATGGAAATCTCCAAAATGCTGATGCCTAACGAGCTGCCGGCGCTGTGAGGAAGCGGAGGAAGCGGAGGCAGCGCGGCTAGGGCGCGTTGACGCGGGCTTGGCGATCTCgcggtgtctgtgcgtgcacggAAGTGAATGCTGTACGCATcttctccccacccccgaCCCCCTTTGTTcatggatgtgtgtgtgtgtgtgtcggtgggTAGCAGTACGAAGGCCGCTGCGGTTAGATTATGTTAGATCCTCGCCTTTCCTGTAGCGATGTTCTCCTTAaatctttttgtttgttgtgtgtgtgcgcgcatgcgctctTTTGGACGTCAGCAACATACCCCTCGCACCCATCAGCGAGCAACGGTGTGTGGGTTGTCGCGGCTTTgctttgcgcgtgtgcttgcctGTTCAGGCTTCTTTTTGTGTTTGTTTTTGGCTGCAGTGCCCCGTagtgccctcccccctccccctccgcacTCGGTGCTTGCGCCGAGCTCTTTTCTCTATCGTGGCTGATGTCTTCGgcccttcttcctccttcgACTTCTATGTCCTTGGCGCGTAATGCAGGGCTGCGTAGAACACAtggacaccaccgccgatgGGCACGCGCCTGCACAAGTGCGTTCCCGACGACGAAAACCAGACGCATGCCACACAAACAACGCACCTTactctcccttcctcccccttgTCAGCCACATGTATATCGTGAGCGTTTTGtgtgcccccctctctctctctcgctcgctcgtATTACGGCTCTTTGTATCTTGGGCCGCTGTCTCTGTGGTCGATGCGCGCaccaacacgcacagacacgcacccacTCACGTGGGCTCGTCGcccttttctttcgctttcTTTGTCTACCTTTGTTTCTCCCCACCTTCCTGTTGAGGTCTGTAGATGACCAGCGATGATGTGAGCGTGCACGTCCCTTCCGCGTTGCTCGTGAATGCCCATGCACCCAAAAGACCAgaccggcacacacacatacacatacacacacacacacgcacaaacagTGACCTGCATACAGATGCCAGCGATCGCAGCGGGTTGCTCCTCTCCATGTATGTGCTCGAGATGCGTCCGCGTGCGAGCTGCACCCACGTCCCTGTGCGCGTacgttcgtgtgtgtgtgtgtgtgtgtgtgtgtgtgtgtgtgtgtgcctttgTGTGCGAGGGAGCGCGGCCTTCAACacccttttttgttttgtaCCGAATGACTCGTAGCCCAGACACCGCCCTGTCTTCctcaaagaaaaaaagaaagcaacGTGCCGCAAATCAACGCAGCGAACCCGTGAAACACGTCCGTTACGACACCAGATGCTCCAGCGGTGCGAGGGCGCGTGTGTCGGAGCGCGATGGCGGGGAGATGCTGTGTTGGTGCAGCGTTGCGCTCAGCACGTTTGTTTTTCGGTGCGTGCTCTCTGTCTTCTACTCCACGGTGACGGCTGCTGGGAGGAAagcttctcttgctctctcgcTGGCCTCTGAGGATCGCTTGAAGCGCTCGAGGGGGCCTCTGAAGCGCCGTTTGCATCTTCCTCATGTGtggagagacggagagaggggcgccggcgcggcggcgcgtctgGCATGCAGCTCAAGTGTGTGcacgctcctcctctctcttcgtgtCGATTCCTCTCCCTTTCGGCGCATGCAGATGTGCGTCGAAGCGTGTTGCCTGAGGGCCGCTCCGCTCACACCCATCCGGGCTCATGTGCACCATCACTaccacctcccccctttttcccccttttcctttggCACATCTCTACACACACCATTTCTGTCTGGCGCGCCCTCGCGCTACACTACactgtcccccccccctccttctctctctctctctcttgcgttCATCTTTTCTGGCGCTCTCGCCCCCTTTCTCGTTCTCCTGCTGCGGCCACAACGCACAGAAGAGGAGAAAACGAAGGGGACAAcagaagggggaggacgcCATCGACACAGCCGAGGCATCAGCGCCTTTTACTACTTTCGCACTGCTCGGAAGTGGTGCGTATCAACCTTCCTCCCACTCTAGTACTcccgtacacacacacacacacacacgcacacacacacgcacacacacacgcacacacacacacacacacacacacacgcacacatatacCGACACTCAACGGCGCGTCCAGCGGTTCTGCAGGATTGCTTTCCTATTCAGctctgtctccctccctatctctctcgcgcgcgcgcgttccAGCAGTGGGGCGTCTTCTGCATTGATGTAGgcagagaaaacaaagagaaaaCATGGGGTTTCGCATGCTGCAAGACTTTAtgcgcgtgcagcgctggGAGCGCTCGATCAGGAGGCGCGAGGATCACTCAGACGGCATTGTTGTACGCGGCATTCGCATGATCCCGTGGTCTGGGGTGGCCATGTTCTTCTTCATTATGGTTTTCTTCGGTTTCGACCTCGGCGCCGGCATCAAGCAGACAGCGCAGCAGATCAAGGAACAGAAGAAGGATGCGCAGACGACGCTGGAGGTGCAGAAGATCCAGGCGCGCCAGTGGTCGGTAGAGCAGGTGAAGAGCTTTAGGGAAGGCGAGATGCCGCAGCCTTCGTGGGAGAAGGGCGGTCCGCGAGCGAGGTGAcgtggaagaggcggcgtggtggcggtggctaAATAGAAGGGCAGGTGAGGTGCACTGCGTGCGGCTCACGTTTTCGGCGCTGCCTGTCCCCCAcctcccttcttcttccccGGTAAAGTGGTATTCTTTCCGTAGTGTGCTGCCATTGCTATCCTCCTGCTCAGTCTGCCACACCGCCATCTTTCTGTTCTTTCCCGCCTGCAGGGCGGCagtgtgtgagggggggggtggacTGGAGAcggaaagggagaggaagagggcgatTAAGCCACGCAGCACCCCGCCCTAGATAAGGCGCGACAAACCCCATGTAGGCACTCCTtgggcacgcgcgcacgctcacaAGTCTATCCCTGACTGAGcagtcgcacacgcacacacacatacactcaAAAGACCCACATGGGTCCAAcagcgtgctggtgctgacAGTGGCATGCTTCGGCGTCGAGTGCTTTTCATTGCTGTTTGGATgcacggtgctgcggctgctgcctctctctctcgcagcACTTTACAGAGGGAAGCTTTTTGTCGTCTCCACTGTTGATATATTGGGCTGCCTCGGTCGTGTGCAGCGCAGAGGCGCCTTAGcgccccctctccgcctttTCAAGGTATACAATGCACCGCGGTGccaggcgcaggcgctcaTCGTGGTAGAGAGCGATGAGGCTGTTACTGCCTTGCTATCTGTTTCTTTTCCTTcatgttgctgctgcccctcttccccctcttGTGCTCTTCGCGTTGTGCTCGCATCGTCTTTTCTCAAGGGCTGCGTCATCTGCCTCGTCGCGTGCCACGCCCTCGTGTGCAAGTCCTTATCCTTCCTTGGTGTTCACCACCGCATTCGCTggagcgcagctgcgtcagcgGTGCCACAGCTCCCCACTCCCTCACCAGACATGCTCAACAAGGTCATCCAGGACATATACCACCTTCGGCGCGTGCACGCCGTGCTGCCTGACGCGGTGCTGGGCGACACTCTCAAAAACAAGCTCCTGCGCCTTTCCCTGCAGCCCTCCCTGCAGGAGCTGAAGCATCGAGCCCAGCAGGCGTGCGTCAGCGCCCACGAAGACAATCAACTATGTTCTTTGCCCTCGGGCAGCCGATGgggccacggcggcggcacgctgaGCTACTCCCCATACACCATCAACCCATCTGCCCTGTGCAATCTCTTAGACAGCCTAGCATACTTCCATTTGGGCAGCAGTGCCGTcgcgaaggaggcggtgcagctcgtGCAGCTCAGCGCGCCGTCCATGTCGGTTCCACAACTGTGCACCACACTggctgcgtgctgcgcgcttGGAGCGCAGACCGACatcacggcgacggcgatgccaCTGCTGCGCACGGCGTTGAACTCGTACACCGGGCCGTCATCCTCGGGTGATGatggggcggcggcggcgtcgtcagcggcAGGCTCGCATAAGTCCAATGAGGCACCGCTTCTCTTCTCGCAAGGCAACATCgttctgctgctgatggaggcgctgcagagggCCGGGGTCGAGGATGTGCAGGTGTGGCACCTGCTCGCGGAGCATTGCCTCCGCTACCTCGACTCCTTCGACGGCAGGCAGCTCTGCAATGTCATCGAGGCGCTCTGTGCCGAGGGCATCGACGACTACCCAGACTTCTTTGTAGCCGCAGAGCGGCACATCACGTCGCAGCCGTCTAATTACTTGTCACCGGATCAGTTGCAGAGGGTGGTGCACTGCTACGAAGACTTGCATCAACCAGTGGTGTCGCTGCTCGCGTTGGTCAATGCGACGCCGCTTCACGGCGAGGATGTTGAGCGATCCATcagtgcagcagccgctgtcGTGGCtttctccagcagcagcggcatcgacggcggtggcaagGGTAGCCTATGTGCGTCGGGCGCCTCAGGGACGGC from the Leishmania major strain Friedlin complete genome, chromosome 32 genome contains:
- the CYC6 gene encoding putative cyclin, which gives rise to MFVERERQAVARFNEGNASNESTNTSTLHAYYASPRYLQHQPEINEKMRMILVDWLIDVHLKFKLHAETMYLAVNLIDRYLSCANNKVDRTTFVPRAQLQLVGVCAMLLAAKYEEIWPPEVKECVHISANTYTREEIIEMERAICTALSFRLTVPTPFPFASRAWTVLEGDDFLGIGMDEEQRRQYFAIVRHATSFFMEHALLDYKCLQFTPSQIAHASVFLALLMLRTKLELPKTPTFPVWTDALRYYTKSEVQEFRGCAEVILDYVNYVPTTKYQAVRRKYNSSRYMEISKMLMPNELPAL